The Mycteria americana isolate JAX WOST 10 ecotype Jacksonville Zoo and Gardens chromosome 25, USCA_MyAme_1.0, whole genome shotgun sequence genome includes a window with the following:
- the AQP10 gene encoding aquaporin-10 produces the protein MGTASFLKRAQALLRIQNQLARECLAELLAVFVLILITLGGSAQMVTSSGTKGNIFTAYLAGALAVMVSVYTAGGVSGAHLNPAFSLTMCLLGQFPWWKFPIFVAVQTSAAFISAGAVYVLYYDAIQHYSNGTLTASGPRETASIFATYPADYLSLSSGFLDQVMGTALLIVGILAIMDTRNKGVPKGLEPVAVALLVLSIEISMGSNCGCPLNPARDFGPRLFTYVAGWGVEVFSRGNGWWWVPVVAPLLGAAVGSALYQLLVAFHHPTEEDDPPAEQNSLDLVNTASRLDAKTSPVEKDAGGTLPQKK, from the exons ATGGGCACCGCTTCTTTCTTGAAGAGGGCTCAGGCTCTGCTCCGCATCCAGAACCAGCTGGCGCGGGAgtgcctggctgagctgctggccGTCTTCGTGCTCATC CTGATCACCCTGGGCGGCTCGGCACAGATGGTCACCAGCTCCGGGACGAAGGGGAACATCTTCACTGCCTACCTGGCGGGCGCCCTGGCCGTCATGGTGTCTGTCTACACGGCGGGGGGAGTCTCcg GGGCCCACCTGAACCCAGCGTTCTCCCTCACCATGTGCCTGCTGGGGCAGTTTCCCTGGTGGAAGTTTCCCATCTTCGTGGCCGTGCAGACCTCGGCAGCTTTCATCTCCGCCGGAGCCGTCTACGTCCTCTACTACG ATGCCATCCAGCACTACAGCAACGGGACCCTCACCGCCTCCGGTCCCCGGGAAACCGCCTCCATCTTTGCCACCTACCCTGCCGACTACCTCTCCCTCTCCAGTGGCTTCTTGGACCAG GTGATGGGCACGGCGCTGCTCATCGTGGGCATCCTGGCCATCATGGACACCCGCAACAAGGGTGTCCCCAAGGGCCTGGAGCCGGTGGCCGTGGCCCTGCTGGTGTTGTCCATCGAGATCTCCATGGGCTCCAACTGCGGCTGCCCCCTGAACCCCGCGCGGGATTTCGGGCCCCGGCTCTTCACCTACGTGGCAGGTTGGGGCGTGGAGGTCTTCAG CAGGGGCaatgggtggtggtgggtgccGGTGGTGGCACCGCTGCTGGGGGCCGCCGTGGGCTCGGCCCTGTACCAGCTCCTGGTGGCTTTCCACCACCCGACGGAGGAGGACGACCCCCCGGCCGAGCAGAACTCCCTGGACCTCGTCAACACCGCCAGCCGCCTGGACGCCAAGACGTCACCCGTGGAGAAGGACGCGGGGGGGACGCTGCCCCAGAAGAAGTGA
- the HAX1 gene encoding HCLS1-associated protein X-1: MSFYEAFRGFFGFPGRRRPRDPLFGGTAWDEEEEEEEEDDGPSLARPPQDFAFGPGASRGAFEELFRDVGELLGVFGGAWAGPPQPFEPPLPGPGEGSAGQPLRDSMLKHPDSPAPGASPGGPGDTGDPARPWGPFLGLEDGQPAPPGLKEDQDLDSQVSSAGLGTILRPDEPKSRSYFQSVSVTKVTLPDGAVEERRTVQDSQGRRETTVTRRRGDQAFITTTKEDGQSKDYREEVVNMDDRELAQFAGTWPRQDELRAPNLSDPSSALGSFFRRWFSSW; the protein is encoded by the exons ATGAGCTTTTACGAGGCGTTTCGCGGCTTCTTCGGGTTCCCGGGGCGGCGCAG GCCCCGGGACCCGCTCTTCGGCGGCACGGCGtgggacgaggaggaggaggaggaggaggaagatgacgGCCCGTCCCTGGCGCGGCCCCCCCAGGACTTCGCCTTCGGCCCCGGCGCGTCCCGCGGCGCCTTCGAGGAGCTGTTCCGGGACGTGGGCGAGCTCCTGGGCGTCTTCGGGGGGGCCTGGGCCGGGCCCCCGCAGCCCTTcg agccccccctgcccggccccggcgagggcagcgcggggcagccgctgCGGGACTCCATGCTGAAGCACCCGGacagccccgctcccggcgcgTCCCCGGgaggccctggggacaccggcgacccggcccggccctggGGCCCCTTCCTAGGG CTGGAAGACGGTCAGCCGGCTCCTCCGGGCCTCAAGGAAGACCAAG ACCTGGACTCCCAGGTCTCCTCGGCAGGGTTGGGGACCATCCTGAGACCCGACGAGCCCAAGTCCCGCTCTTACTTCCAGAGCGTCTCCGTCACCAAAGTGACTCTCCCTGACGGG GCGGTGGAGGAGCGCCGGACCGTGCAGGACAGCCAGGGCCGCCGGGAGACGACTGTGACCCGCCGGAGGGGGGACCAGGCCTTCATCACCACCACCAAGGAGGACGGGCAGAGCAAGGACTACCGGGAGGAGGTGGTCAACATGGATGACC GGGAGCTGGCGCAGTTCGCGGGCACGTGGCCGCGGCAAGACGAGCTCCGTGCTCCCAACCTGAGCGACCCCTCGTCCGCGCTGGGCAGCTTCTTCCGACGCTGGTTCTCGAGCTGGtag